Below is a genomic region from Pantanalinema sp..
CGACGATCGAGCTCTGGCCGTAGCCGCGGTTGGTCAGGTCCGCCGCGATCTCGTAGGTCAGGGTCCCCGAGCGCGAGACGACGCCCACGGTGCCGGGCTTGAAGATGTGGCCGGGCATGATGCCCATCTTGCACTGGTCGGGGGTGGTGAGGCCGGGGCAGTTGGGGCCGATCAGCTTCGACTTGGGCGAGCGCTGGAGCACCTGGTTGACCTTGATCATGTCGTGCAGGGGAACGCCCTCGGTGATGCAGACGATGAGGGGCATCTCGGCGTCGAGCGCCTCGAGGATCGAGTCCGCGGCGAAGGCGGGGGGCACGAAGATGATGCTGGCGTTGATCGAGGGATGGGCCTTGAGGGCGTCCTTGACCGTGTCGTACACGGGCAGGCCGAAGGCCTCCTGGCCGCCCTTGCCGGGGGTGACGCCGGCGACGATGGTGTTGGGGCCGTAGGCCATCATCTGCTGGGTGTGGAACCCGCCCTCGCGGCCGGTGATGCCCTGGACGAGCACCCGGGTATCCTTGTTGATGAAAATGCTCATGTCGTAATCCTTTTGCTCGGGGCAGTCGTTAGCGGCCGTAGGCCAGGTCGACGACCTTCTTGGCGGCTTCCTGCATGGTGGCGGCCGGGATCAGGTTGGATCCGGCGAGGAGCTTGCGGCCCTCTTCCTCGGCGGTGCCGGA
It encodes:
- the sucD gene encoding succinate--CoA ligase subunit alpha; this translates as MSIFINKDTRVLVQGITGREGGFHTQQMMAYGPNTIVAGVTPGKGGQEAFGLPVYDTVKDALKAHPSINASIIFVPPAFAADSILEALDAEMPLIVCITEGVPLHDMIKVNQVLQRSPKSKLIGPNCPGLTTPDQCKMGIMPGHIFKPGTVGVVSRSGTLTYEIAADLTNRGYGQSSIVGIGGDPIIGTRFIDVLKAFEADPATELVVMAGEIGGEDEEIAAEYIKTMTKPVVGFIGGRTAPKGKRMGHAGAIVSGNKGTAEAKVAALEAAGVPVANTTAEIGDLVVERLKKLAAVK